Part of the Trueperaceae bacterium genome, CTTCACGCCCGCGTGGCGCGCGGCGTTCTGGAGGGCGTCCTCGACCTGCTCGAGCCCGACACGGTGGGTGATGAGCCGCCGGAGCTGCGGTTCGAGGTCGCCTAGGAGGTCGAGCGCGCGGACGAAGTCCCGAGGCCCGAAGCCGAACGTTCCTACCAACCTCACCTCGTCGTAGTGCACGCGTTTCAGGTCGACCGGGTAGGTGGCGCCGCTCGGCATGCCGGCGAAGACGTTGACGGTCCCGCCCTTGGCGACGACGCTCATGGCCTGGGCGAGCGCGTCGAGGCTCGCCACCGACACCATGACGGCGTCGACCTCGCCCACCGCGCTCGAGCGCAGCGCCGCCTCGACGTCTTGCAAGGAGCCGTCGATGACCACGTCGGCCACGCCGCGCGCGTACTCCAGGCGCT contains:
- a CDS encoding zinc-binding dehydrogenase; translation: ECRRGHPSLCTDRGEAFLQPGGFAEYLRVPRPLADAGLHRIPDHIPYEVASLAEPLACCVHGLEALSLPQDASLLIIGDGPMGLMQAAIARSFGAARITLVGLTPQRLEYARGVADVVIDGSLQDVEAALRSSAVGEVDAVMVSVASLDALAQAMSVVAKGGTVNVFAGMPSGATYPVDLKRVHYDEVRLVGTFGFGPRDFVRALDLLGDLEPQLRRLITHRVGLEQVEDALQNAARHAGVKTVVMGPARE